The following proteins come from a genomic window of Loxodonta africana isolate mLoxAfr1 chromosome 19, mLoxAfr1.hap2, whole genome shotgun sequence:
- the INTS10 gene encoding integrator complex subunit 10 isoform X1, with translation MSAQGDCEFLVQRARELVQQDLWAAKAWLITARSLYPADFNIQYEMYTIERNAERTATAGRLLYDMFVNFPDQPVVWREISIITSALRNDSQDKQTQFLRSLFETLPGRVQCEMLLKVTEQCFNTLERSEMLLLLLRRFPETVVQHGVGLGEALLEAETIEEQESPVNCFRKLFVCDVLPLIINNHDVRLPANLLYKYLNKAAEFYINYVTRSTQTENQHQGTQDTSDLMSPSKRSSQKYIIEGLTEKSSQIVDPWERLFKILNVVGMRCEWQMDKGRRSYGDILHRMKDLCRYMNNFDNEAHAKYKNQVVYSTMLVFFKNAFQYVNSIQPSLFQGPNAPSQIPLVLLEDVSNVYGDVEIDRNKHIHKKRKLAEGREKTMQSSDDEDCSAKGRNRHVVVNKAELTNSIEVLESFKLARESWELLYSLDFLDKEFTRICLAWKTDTWLWLRIFLTDMIIYQGQYKKAIASLHHLAALQGSLPQPQITGQGTLEHQRALIQLATCHFALGEYRMMCEKVLDLMCYMVLPIQDGGKSQEEPSKVKPKFRKGSDLKLLPCTSKAIMPYCLHLMLACFKLRAFTDNRDDMALGHVIVLLQHEWPRGENLFLKAVNKICQQGNFQYENFFNYVTNIDMLEEFAYLRTQEGGKIHLELLPNQGMLIKHHTVTRGITKGVKEDFRLAMERQVSRCGENLMVVLHRFCINEKILLLQTLT, from the exons ATGTCTGCCCAGGGCGACTGCGAGTTCCTAGTGCAGCGAGCCCGGGAGTTGGTGCAGCAGGACCTGTGGGCGGCCAAGGCTTGGCTGATCACGGCCCGCAGCCTCTACCCGGCCGACTTTAACATCCAG TATGAGATGTACACCATCGAGCGGAATGCAGAGCGCACTGCCACCGCAGGGAGACTGCTCTACGACAT gttTGTGAATTTCCCAGACCAGCCGGTGGTGTGGAGAGAAATCAGCATTATTACATCAGCATTAAGGAATGATTCACAAGATAAACAAACCCAGTTTTTAAGAA GTTTATTTGAAACTCTTCCTGGTCGAGTCCAGTGTGAAATGTTACTAAAGGTTACAGAACAATGCTTCAACACCTTGGAGCGATCAGAAATGTTGCTTCTACTTTTGAGGCGCTTCCCTGAAACAGTGGTGCAACACGGG GTTGGCCTTGGGGAGGCATTATTAGAGGCCGAAACTATTGAAGAACAAGAATCTCCTGTTAACTGCTTTAGAAAATTGTTTG TTTGTGATGTCCTTCCTTTAATAATTAATAACCATGATGTTCGATTGCCTGCCAATTTATTATATAAGTACTTGAACAAAGCAGCTGAATTTTATATCAATTATGTCACTAGGTCTACTCAGACAGAAAATCAACATCAAG GTACCCAAGATACATCTGATTTAATGTCACCCAGCAAACGTAGCTCTCAGAAGTACATCATAGAAGGACTAACTGAAAAATCATCTCAGATCGTAGACCCCTGGGAGAGGTTGTTTAAGATTTTGAATGTTGTTGGAATGAGGTGTGAATGGCAGATGGATAAAGGAAGACG AAGctatggtgatattttgcatagaATGAAGGATCTCTGCAGATACATGAACAACTTTGATAATGAAGCTcatgcaaaatataaaaaccaaGTGGTTTATTCCACTATGTTGGTCTTCTTTAAGAATGCATTCCAGTACGTCAACAGCATACAGCCATCTCTGTTCCAAG GTCCTAATGCCCCGAGCCAAATTCCACTTGTTCTTCTTGAGGATGTGTCAAATGTGTATGGTGACGTAGAAATCGATCGtaataaacacatacacaaaaagaggaaactaGCTGAGGGAAGAGAAAAAACCATG CAGAGTTCCGATGACGAAGACTGTTCTGCAAAAGGAAGGAATCGTCACGTCGTAGTCAATAAAGCAGAACTTACTAACTCGATTGAAGTTTTAGAAAGCTTTAAATTGGCCAGGGAGAGCTGGGAGTTGCTCTATTCTCTAGATTTCCTTGACAAGG AATTTACGAGAATTTGTTTGGCATGGAAGACAGATACTTGGCTTTGGTTAAGAATCTTCCTCACTGATATGATCATCTATCAG GGTCAATATAAAAAGGCGATAGCCAGCTTACATCATTTAGCAGCTCTCCAAGGCTCACTTCCTCAGCCACAGATCACTGGACAGGGGACCCTGGAACACCAGAGAGCACTCATCCAGCTAGCAACTTGCCACTTTGCTCTCGGGGAGTACAGA ATGATGTGTGAAAAAGTCCTTGATCTGATGTGCTACATGGTACTTCCCATTCAAGATGGAGGCAAATCACAGGAAGAACCATCAAAAGTAAAGCCCAAATTTAGGAAAG GTTCGGATCTGAAGCTTCTACCTTGTACCAGTAAGGCTATTATGCCGTATTGCCTGCATTTAATGCTAGCCTGTTTTAAG CTCAGAGCCTTCACGGACAACAGGGATGACATGGCATTGGGGCATGTGATCGTACTGCTTCAGCACGAGTGGCCACGGGGAGAGAATCTTTTCTTGAAAGCTGTCAATAAGATTTGCCAACAAGGAAATTTCCAAtatgagaatttttttaattatgttacaA ATATCGATATGCTGGAGGAATTCGCCTACTTAAGAACTCAGGAAGGTGGGAAAATTCACCTGGAATTACTACCCAATCAAGGAATGCTGATCAA GCACCACACGGTCACTCGAGGCATCACCAAAGGCGTGAAGGAGGACTTCCGCCTGGCCATGGAGCGCCAGGTTTCCCGCTGCGGTGAGAACTTGATGGTCGTGCTGCACCGGTTCTGCATTAACGAGAAGATCTTGCTCCTTCAGACTCTGACTTGA
- the INTS10 gene encoding integrator complex subunit 10 isoform X7 has translation MSAQGDCEFLVQRARELVQQDLWAAKAWLITARSLYPADFNIQYEMYTIERNAERTATAGRLLYDMFVNFPDQPVVWREISIITSALRNDSQDKQTQFLRSLFETLPGRVQCEMLLKVTEQCFNTLERSEMLLLLLRRFPETVVQHGVGLGEALLEAETIEEQESPVNCFRKLFVCDVLPLIINNHDVRLPANLLYKYLNKAAEFYINYVTRSTQTENQHQGTQDTSDLMSPSKRSSQKYIIEGLTEKSSQIVDPWERLFKILNVVGMRCEWQMDKGRRSYGDILHRMKDLCRYMNNFDNEAHAKYKNQVVYSTMLVFFKNAFQYVNSIQPSLFQGPNAPSQIPLVLLEDVSNVYGDVEIDRNKHIHKKRKLAEGREKTMQSSDDEDCSAKGRNRHVVVNKAELTNSIEVLESFKLARESWELLYSLDFLDKEFTRICLAWKTDTWLWLRIFLTDMIIYQGQYKKAIASLHHLAALQGSLPQPQITGQGTLEHQRALIQLATCHFALGEYRMMCEKVLDLMCYMVLPIQDGGKSQEEPSKVKPKFRKGSDLKLLPCTSKAIMPYCLHLMLACFKLRAFTDNRDDMALGHVIVLLQHEWPRGENLFLKAVNKICQQGNFQYENFFNYVTNIDMLEEFAYLRTQEGGKIHLELLPNQGMLIKPSSPPMGLLQQEFLPVPQPSIQTADRHHTVTRGITKGVKEDFRLAMERQVSRCGENLMVVLHRFCINEKILLLQTLT, from the exons ATGTCTGCCCAGGGCGACTGCGAGTTCCTAGTGCAGCGAGCCCGGGAGTTGGTGCAGCAGGACCTGTGGGCGGCCAAGGCTTGGCTGATCACGGCCCGCAGCCTCTACCCGGCCGACTTTAACATCCAG TATGAGATGTACACCATCGAGCGGAATGCAGAGCGCACTGCCACCGCAGGGAGACTGCTCTACGACAT gttTGTGAATTTCCCAGACCAGCCGGTGGTGTGGAGAGAAATCAGCATTATTACATCAGCATTAAGGAATGATTCACAAGATAAACAAACCCAGTTTTTAAGAA GTTTATTTGAAACTCTTCCTGGTCGAGTCCAGTGTGAAATGTTACTAAAGGTTACAGAACAATGCTTCAACACCTTGGAGCGATCAGAAATGTTGCTTCTACTTTTGAGGCGCTTCCCTGAAACAGTGGTGCAACACGGG GTTGGCCTTGGGGAGGCATTATTAGAGGCCGAAACTATTGAAGAACAAGAATCTCCTGTTAACTGCTTTAGAAAATTGTTTG TTTGTGATGTCCTTCCTTTAATAATTAATAACCATGATGTTCGATTGCCTGCCAATTTATTATATAAGTACTTGAACAAAGCAGCTGAATTTTATATCAATTATGTCACTAGGTCTACTCAGACAGAAAATCAACATCAAG GTACCCAAGATACATCTGATTTAATGTCACCCAGCAAACGTAGCTCTCAGAAGTACATCATAGAAGGACTAACTGAAAAATCATCTCAGATCGTAGACCCCTGGGAGAGGTTGTTTAAGATTTTGAATGTTGTTGGAATGAGGTGTGAATGGCAGATGGATAAAGGAAGACG AAGctatggtgatattttgcatagaATGAAGGATCTCTGCAGATACATGAACAACTTTGATAATGAAGCTcatgcaaaatataaaaaccaaGTGGTTTATTCCACTATGTTGGTCTTCTTTAAGAATGCATTCCAGTACGTCAACAGCATACAGCCATCTCTGTTCCAAG GTCCTAATGCCCCGAGCCAAATTCCACTTGTTCTTCTTGAGGATGTGTCAAATGTGTATGGTGACGTAGAAATCGATCGtaataaacacatacacaaaaagaggaaactaGCTGAGGGAAGAGAAAAAACCATG CAGAGTTCCGATGACGAAGACTGTTCTGCAAAAGGAAGGAATCGTCACGTCGTAGTCAATAAAGCAGAACTTACTAACTCGATTGAAGTTTTAGAAAGCTTTAAATTGGCCAGGGAGAGCTGGGAGTTGCTCTATTCTCTAGATTTCCTTGACAAGG AATTTACGAGAATTTGTTTGGCATGGAAGACAGATACTTGGCTTTGGTTAAGAATCTTCCTCACTGATATGATCATCTATCAG GGTCAATATAAAAAGGCGATAGCCAGCTTACATCATTTAGCAGCTCTCCAAGGCTCACTTCCTCAGCCACAGATCACTGGACAGGGGACCCTGGAACACCAGAGAGCACTCATCCAGCTAGCAACTTGCCACTTTGCTCTCGGGGAGTACAGA ATGATGTGTGAAAAAGTCCTTGATCTGATGTGCTACATGGTACTTCCCATTCAAGATGGAGGCAAATCACAGGAAGAACCATCAAAAGTAAAGCCCAAATTTAGGAAAG GTTCGGATCTGAAGCTTCTACCTTGTACCAGTAAGGCTATTATGCCGTATTGCCTGCATTTAATGCTAGCCTGTTTTAAG CTCAGAGCCTTCACGGACAACAGGGATGACATGGCATTGGGGCATGTGATCGTACTGCTTCAGCACGAGTGGCCACGGGGAGAGAATCTTTTCTTGAAAGCTGTCAATAAGATTTGCCAACAAGGAAATTTCCAAtatgagaatttttttaattatgttacaA ATATCGATATGCTGGAGGAATTCGCCTACTTAAGAACTCAGGAAGGTGGGAAAATTCACCTGGAATTACTACCCAATCAAGGAATGCTGATCAA GCCTTCTAGCCCTCCCATGGGGTTACTGCAGCAGGAATTCTTACCTGTGCCTCAGCCCAGCATACAGACTGCTGACAG GCACCACACGGTCACTCGAGGCATCACCAAAGGCGTGAAGGAGGACTTCCGCCTGGCCATGGAGCGCCAGGTTTCCCGCTGCGGTGAGAACTTGATGGTCGTGCTGCACCGGTTCTGCATTAACGAGAAGATCTTGCTCCTTCAGACTCTGACTTGA
- the INTS10 gene encoding integrator complex subunit 10 isoform X8, which produces MSAQGDCEFLVQRARELVQQDLWAAKAWLITARSLYPADFNIQYEMYTIERNAERTATAGRLLYDMFVNFPDQPVVWREISIITSALRNDSQDKQTQFLRSLFETLPGRVQCEMLLKVTEQCFNTLERSEMLLLLLRRFPETVVQHGVGLGEALLEAETIEEQESPVNCFRKLFVCDVLPLIINNHDVRLPANLLYKYLNKAAEFYINYVTRSTQTENQHQGTQDTSDLMSPSKRSSQKYIIEGLTEKSSQIVDPWERLFKILNVVGMRCEWQMDKGRRSYGDILHRMKDLCRYMNNFDNEAHAKYKNQVVYSTMLVFFKNAFQYVNSIQPSLFQGPNAPSQIPLVLLEDVSNVYGDVEIDRNKHIHKKRKLAEGREKTMSSDDEDCSAKGRNRHVVVNKAELTNSIEVLESFKLARESWELLYSLDFLDKEFTRICLAWKTDTWLWLRIFLTDMIIYQGQYKKAIASLHHLAALQGSLPQPQITGQGTLEHQRALIQLATCHFALGEYRMMCEKVLDLMCYMVLPIQDGGKSQEEPSKVKPKFRKGSDLKLLPCTSKAIMPYCLHLMLACFKLRAFTDNRDDMALGHVIVLLQHEWPRGENLFLKAVNKICQQGNFQYENFFNYVTNIDMLEEFAYLRTQEGGKIHLELLPNQGMLIKPSSPPMGLLQQEFLPVPQPSIQTADRHHTVTRGITKGVKEDFRLAMERQVSRCGENLMVVLHRFCINEKILLLQTLT; this is translated from the exons ATGTCTGCCCAGGGCGACTGCGAGTTCCTAGTGCAGCGAGCCCGGGAGTTGGTGCAGCAGGACCTGTGGGCGGCCAAGGCTTGGCTGATCACGGCCCGCAGCCTCTACCCGGCCGACTTTAACATCCAG TATGAGATGTACACCATCGAGCGGAATGCAGAGCGCACTGCCACCGCAGGGAGACTGCTCTACGACAT gttTGTGAATTTCCCAGACCAGCCGGTGGTGTGGAGAGAAATCAGCATTATTACATCAGCATTAAGGAATGATTCACAAGATAAACAAACCCAGTTTTTAAGAA GTTTATTTGAAACTCTTCCTGGTCGAGTCCAGTGTGAAATGTTACTAAAGGTTACAGAACAATGCTTCAACACCTTGGAGCGATCAGAAATGTTGCTTCTACTTTTGAGGCGCTTCCCTGAAACAGTGGTGCAACACGGG GTTGGCCTTGGGGAGGCATTATTAGAGGCCGAAACTATTGAAGAACAAGAATCTCCTGTTAACTGCTTTAGAAAATTGTTTG TTTGTGATGTCCTTCCTTTAATAATTAATAACCATGATGTTCGATTGCCTGCCAATTTATTATATAAGTACTTGAACAAAGCAGCTGAATTTTATATCAATTATGTCACTAGGTCTACTCAGACAGAAAATCAACATCAAG GTACCCAAGATACATCTGATTTAATGTCACCCAGCAAACGTAGCTCTCAGAAGTACATCATAGAAGGACTAACTGAAAAATCATCTCAGATCGTAGACCCCTGGGAGAGGTTGTTTAAGATTTTGAATGTTGTTGGAATGAGGTGTGAATGGCAGATGGATAAAGGAAGACG AAGctatggtgatattttgcatagaATGAAGGATCTCTGCAGATACATGAACAACTTTGATAATGAAGCTcatgcaaaatataaaaaccaaGTGGTTTATTCCACTATGTTGGTCTTCTTTAAGAATGCATTCCAGTACGTCAACAGCATACAGCCATCTCTGTTCCAAG GTCCTAATGCCCCGAGCCAAATTCCACTTGTTCTTCTTGAGGATGTGTCAAATGTGTATGGTGACGTAGAAATCGATCGtaataaacacatacacaaaaagaggaaactaGCTGAGGGAAGAGAAAAAACCATG AGTTCCGATGACGAAGACTGTTCTGCAAAAGGAAGGAATCGTCACGTCGTAGTCAATAAAGCAGAACTTACTAACTCGATTGAAGTTTTAGAAAGCTTTAAATTGGCCAGGGAGAGCTGGGAGTTGCTCTATTCTCTAGATTTCCTTGACAAGG AATTTACGAGAATTTGTTTGGCATGGAAGACAGATACTTGGCTTTGGTTAAGAATCTTCCTCACTGATATGATCATCTATCAG GGTCAATATAAAAAGGCGATAGCCAGCTTACATCATTTAGCAGCTCTCCAAGGCTCACTTCCTCAGCCACAGATCACTGGACAGGGGACCCTGGAACACCAGAGAGCACTCATCCAGCTAGCAACTTGCCACTTTGCTCTCGGGGAGTACAGA ATGATGTGTGAAAAAGTCCTTGATCTGATGTGCTACATGGTACTTCCCATTCAAGATGGAGGCAAATCACAGGAAGAACCATCAAAAGTAAAGCCCAAATTTAGGAAAG GTTCGGATCTGAAGCTTCTACCTTGTACCAGTAAGGCTATTATGCCGTATTGCCTGCATTTAATGCTAGCCTGTTTTAAG CTCAGAGCCTTCACGGACAACAGGGATGACATGGCATTGGGGCATGTGATCGTACTGCTTCAGCACGAGTGGCCACGGGGAGAGAATCTTTTCTTGAAAGCTGTCAATAAGATTTGCCAACAAGGAAATTTCCAAtatgagaatttttttaattatgttacaA ATATCGATATGCTGGAGGAATTCGCCTACTTAAGAACTCAGGAAGGTGGGAAAATTCACCTGGAATTACTACCCAATCAAGGAATGCTGATCAA GCCTTCTAGCCCTCCCATGGGGTTACTGCAGCAGGAATTCTTACCTGTGCCTCAGCCCAGCATACAGACTGCTGACAG GCACCACACGGTCACTCGAGGCATCACCAAAGGCGTGAAGGAGGACTTCCGCCTGGCCATGGAGCGCCAGGTTTCCCGCTGCGGTGAGAACTTGATGGTCGTGCTGCACCGGTTCTGCATTAACGAGAAGATCTTGCTCCTTCAGACTCTGACTTGA
- the INTS10 gene encoding integrator complex subunit 10 isoform X5 translates to MSAQGDCEFLVQRARELVQQDLWAAKAWLITARSLYPADFNIQYEMYTIERNAERTATAGRLLYDMFVNFPDQPVVWREISIITSALRNDSQDKQTQFLRSLFETLPGRVQCEMLLKVTEQCFNTLERSEMLLLLLRRFPETVVQHGVGLGEALLEAETIEEQESPVNCFRKLFVCDVLPLIINNHDVRLPANLLYKYLNKAAEFYINYVTRSTQTENQHQGTQDTSDLMSPSKRSSQKYIIEGLTEKSSQIVDPWERLFKILNVVGMRCEWQMDKGRRSYGDILHRMKDLCRYMNNFDNEAHAKYKNQVVYSTMLVFFKNAFQYVNSIQPSLFQGPNAPSQIPLVLLEDVSNVYGDVEIDRNKHIHKKRKLAEGREKTMQSSDDEDCSAKGRNRHVVVNKAELTNSIEVLESFKLARESWELLYSLDFLDKEFTRICLAWKTDTWLWLRIFLTDMIIYQGQYKKAIASLHHLAALQGSLPQPQITGQGTLEHQRALIQLATCHFALGEYRMMCEKVLDLMCYMVLPIQDGGKSQEEPSKVKPKFRKGSDLKLLPCTSKAIMPYCLHLMLACFKISICWRNSPT, encoded by the exons ATGTCTGCCCAGGGCGACTGCGAGTTCCTAGTGCAGCGAGCCCGGGAGTTGGTGCAGCAGGACCTGTGGGCGGCCAAGGCTTGGCTGATCACGGCCCGCAGCCTCTACCCGGCCGACTTTAACATCCAG TATGAGATGTACACCATCGAGCGGAATGCAGAGCGCACTGCCACCGCAGGGAGACTGCTCTACGACAT gttTGTGAATTTCCCAGACCAGCCGGTGGTGTGGAGAGAAATCAGCATTATTACATCAGCATTAAGGAATGATTCACAAGATAAACAAACCCAGTTTTTAAGAA GTTTATTTGAAACTCTTCCTGGTCGAGTCCAGTGTGAAATGTTACTAAAGGTTACAGAACAATGCTTCAACACCTTGGAGCGATCAGAAATGTTGCTTCTACTTTTGAGGCGCTTCCCTGAAACAGTGGTGCAACACGGG GTTGGCCTTGGGGAGGCATTATTAGAGGCCGAAACTATTGAAGAACAAGAATCTCCTGTTAACTGCTTTAGAAAATTGTTTG TTTGTGATGTCCTTCCTTTAATAATTAATAACCATGATGTTCGATTGCCTGCCAATTTATTATATAAGTACTTGAACAAAGCAGCTGAATTTTATATCAATTATGTCACTAGGTCTACTCAGACAGAAAATCAACATCAAG GTACCCAAGATACATCTGATTTAATGTCACCCAGCAAACGTAGCTCTCAGAAGTACATCATAGAAGGACTAACTGAAAAATCATCTCAGATCGTAGACCCCTGGGAGAGGTTGTTTAAGATTTTGAATGTTGTTGGAATGAGGTGTGAATGGCAGATGGATAAAGGAAGACG AAGctatggtgatattttgcatagaATGAAGGATCTCTGCAGATACATGAACAACTTTGATAATGAAGCTcatgcaaaatataaaaaccaaGTGGTTTATTCCACTATGTTGGTCTTCTTTAAGAATGCATTCCAGTACGTCAACAGCATACAGCCATCTCTGTTCCAAG GTCCTAATGCCCCGAGCCAAATTCCACTTGTTCTTCTTGAGGATGTGTCAAATGTGTATGGTGACGTAGAAATCGATCGtaataaacacatacacaaaaagaggaaactaGCTGAGGGAAGAGAAAAAACCATG CAGAGTTCCGATGACGAAGACTGTTCTGCAAAAGGAAGGAATCGTCACGTCGTAGTCAATAAAGCAGAACTTACTAACTCGATTGAAGTTTTAGAAAGCTTTAAATTGGCCAGGGAGAGCTGGGAGTTGCTCTATTCTCTAGATTTCCTTGACAAGG AATTTACGAGAATTTGTTTGGCATGGAAGACAGATACTTGGCTTTGGTTAAGAATCTTCCTCACTGATATGATCATCTATCAG GGTCAATATAAAAAGGCGATAGCCAGCTTACATCATTTAGCAGCTCTCCAAGGCTCACTTCCTCAGCCACAGATCACTGGACAGGGGACCCTGGAACACCAGAGAGCACTCATCCAGCTAGCAACTTGCCACTTTGCTCTCGGGGAGTACAGA ATGATGTGTGAAAAAGTCCTTGATCTGATGTGCTACATGGTACTTCCCATTCAAGATGGAGGCAAATCACAGGAAGAACCATCAAAAGTAAAGCCCAAATTTAGGAAAG GTTCGGATCTGAAGCTTCTACCTTGTACCAGTAAGGCTATTATGCCGTATTGCCTGCATTTAATGCTAGCCTGTTTTAAG ATATCGATATGCTGGAGGAATTCGCCTACTTAA
- the INTS10 gene encoding integrator complex subunit 10 isoform X2 has protein sequence MSAQGDCEFLVQRARELVQQDLWAAKAWLITARSLYPADFNIQYEMYTIERNAERTATAGRLLYDMFVNFPDQPVVWREISIITSALRNDSQDKQTQFLRSLFETLPGRVQCEMLLKVTEQCFNTLERSEMLLLLLRRFPETVVQHGVGLGEALLEAETIEEQESPVNCFRKLFVCDVLPLIINNHDVRLPANLLYKYLNKAAEFYINYVTRSTQTENQHQGTQDTSDLMSPSKRSSQKYIIEGLTEKSSQIVDPWERLFKILNVVGMRCEWQMDKGRRSYGDILHRMKDLCRYMNNFDNEAHAKYKNQVVYSTMLVFFKNAFQYVNSIQPSLFQGPNAPSQIPLVLLEDVSNVYGDVEIDRNKHIHKKRKLAEGREKTMSSDDEDCSAKGRNRHVVVNKAELTNSIEVLESFKLARESWELLYSLDFLDKEFTRICLAWKTDTWLWLRIFLTDMIIYQGQYKKAIASLHHLAALQGSLPQPQITGQGTLEHQRALIQLATCHFALGEYRMMCEKVLDLMCYMVLPIQDGGKSQEEPSKVKPKFRKGSDLKLLPCTSKAIMPYCLHLMLACFKLRAFTDNRDDMALGHVIVLLQHEWPRGENLFLKAVNKICQQGNFQYENFFNYVTNIDMLEEFAYLRTQEGGKIHLELLPNQGMLIKHHTVTRGITKGVKEDFRLAMERQVSRCGENLMVVLHRFCINEKILLLQTLT, from the exons ATGTCTGCCCAGGGCGACTGCGAGTTCCTAGTGCAGCGAGCCCGGGAGTTGGTGCAGCAGGACCTGTGGGCGGCCAAGGCTTGGCTGATCACGGCCCGCAGCCTCTACCCGGCCGACTTTAACATCCAG TATGAGATGTACACCATCGAGCGGAATGCAGAGCGCACTGCCACCGCAGGGAGACTGCTCTACGACAT gttTGTGAATTTCCCAGACCAGCCGGTGGTGTGGAGAGAAATCAGCATTATTACATCAGCATTAAGGAATGATTCACAAGATAAACAAACCCAGTTTTTAAGAA GTTTATTTGAAACTCTTCCTGGTCGAGTCCAGTGTGAAATGTTACTAAAGGTTACAGAACAATGCTTCAACACCTTGGAGCGATCAGAAATGTTGCTTCTACTTTTGAGGCGCTTCCCTGAAACAGTGGTGCAACACGGG GTTGGCCTTGGGGAGGCATTATTAGAGGCCGAAACTATTGAAGAACAAGAATCTCCTGTTAACTGCTTTAGAAAATTGTTTG TTTGTGATGTCCTTCCTTTAATAATTAATAACCATGATGTTCGATTGCCTGCCAATTTATTATATAAGTACTTGAACAAAGCAGCTGAATTTTATATCAATTATGTCACTAGGTCTACTCAGACAGAAAATCAACATCAAG GTACCCAAGATACATCTGATTTAATGTCACCCAGCAAACGTAGCTCTCAGAAGTACATCATAGAAGGACTAACTGAAAAATCATCTCAGATCGTAGACCCCTGGGAGAGGTTGTTTAAGATTTTGAATGTTGTTGGAATGAGGTGTGAATGGCAGATGGATAAAGGAAGACG AAGctatggtgatattttgcatagaATGAAGGATCTCTGCAGATACATGAACAACTTTGATAATGAAGCTcatgcaaaatataaaaaccaaGTGGTTTATTCCACTATGTTGGTCTTCTTTAAGAATGCATTCCAGTACGTCAACAGCATACAGCCATCTCTGTTCCAAG GTCCTAATGCCCCGAGCCAAATTCCACTTGTTCTTCTTGAGGATGTGTCAAATGTGTATGGTGACGTAGAAATCGATCGtaataaacacatacacaaaaagaggaaactaGCTGAGGGAAGAGAAAAAACCATG AGTTCCGATGACGAAGACTGTTCTGCAAAAGGAAGGAATCGTCACGTCGTAGTCAATAAAGCAGAACTTACTAACTCGATTGAAGTTTTAGAAAGCTTTAAATTGGCCAGGGAGAGCTGGGAGTTGCTCTATTCTCTAGATTTCCTTGACAAGG AATTTACGAGAATTTGTTTGGCATGGAAGACAGATACTTGGCTTTGGTTAAGAATCTTCCTCACTGATATGATCATCTATCAG GGTCAATATAAAAAGGCGATAGCCAGCTTACATCATTTAGCAGCTCTCCAAGGCTCACTTCCTCAGCCACAGATCACTGGACAGGGGACCCTGGAACACCAGAGAGCACTCATCCAGCTAGCAACTTGCCACTTTGCTCTCGGGGAGTACAGA ATGATGTGTGAAAAAGTCCTTGATCTGATGTGCTACATGGTACTTCCCATTCAAGATGGAGGCAAATCACAGGAAGAACCATCAAAAGTAAAGCCCAAATTTAGGAAAG GTTCGGATCTGAAGCTTCTACCTTGTACCAGTAAGGCTATTATGCCGTATTGCCTGCATTTAATGCTAGCCTGTTTTAAG CTCAGAGCCTTCACGGACAACAGGGATGACATGGCATTGGGGCATGTGATCGTACTGCTTCAGCACGAGTGGCCACGGGGAGAGAATCTTTTCTTGAAAGCTGTCAATAAGATTTGCCAACAAGGAAATTTCCAAtatgagaatttttttaattatgttacaA ATATCGATATGCTGGAGGAATTCGCCTACTTAAGAACTCAGGAAGGTGGGAAAATTCACCTGGAATTACTACCCAATCAAGGAATGCTGATCAA GCACCACACGGTCACTCGAGGCATCACCAAAGGCGTGAAGGAGGACTTCCGCCTGGCCATGGAGCGCCAGGTTTCCCGCTGCGGTGAGAACTTGATGGTCGTGCTGCACCGGTTCTGCATTAACGAGAAGATCTTGCTCCTTCAGACTCTGACTTGA